A segment of the Candidatus Andeanibacterium colombiense genome:
CCTTCACCCATGCGGTGATCGGGCTGATCATCGGCGGGGTGATCGCCGCGCCGTTCGGTGCCTATTTCGCGAAGCGGCTGCATCCGCGTGCGCTGCTCGGCGCGGTCGCGACGCTTTTGATCGCCACCAGCATCTTCACCATCTACAGGTCGTGGCCGATTTTCTGAGACTGCGGTAAAGGGCCGTTCGGAGGCGCAATGGACGGCAATCTGATCACGATCTGCCTGCTGACGGCAGCGATCAACCTGATTGGGGCGCTGGCTTATGCCGCGCGCATCGCCGGGGTCCGCACCCGGCGGATCGCGATGAGCTTCGCTCTGTTCAATGTTCTGATCCTCGGTTCGCGCCTCGCCAACGGCTTCCTCGGGCCGCTGCTGGCCAAACGGGTCGAGAAGACCATCGCGCGCAGTGGCGCATTGGGCGGCGCGCACGATCTGCAGCTGGATTTCCATCTGATGCTCGCCTCGTCGAGCGCGGCGGTGCTGCTCGGCATCCTCCTTGTCCCGACCGGCCAGCGGGTCTTCTCGATCGCGATCGAGAAGCTCAAGCATTCGCGCTCGCTCGCCAAGCTGCTGCTGCGCAGCGCCACCCCCTCGGGCGCGCGGGTGATCTACCAGTCGCTCGCCTTCCCGCGGTTGCACCTGAGCCATGCGCTGGCGAAGCCCGGCGAACTCGGCTGGGGGATCGTGATCGCCAATTGCCTCGCGCAGGCGGTGCTGGCGGTCGGCGTGTTCGCGTCGATCTATGCCGGCTATCTGAACCCGGAATACCGCGTGACCGCCTCGCAACTCTCTTCGGTGATCAACGGTTTCGCGACGATCCTGCTGTTCGCCTTCATCGACCCGCATCTCTCGGTCATCACCGACGACGCGGTCGACGGGCGGGTCAGCGAGAGCGCGTTCCGCCGGGTAGTCGTGTGGATCTCCGCCAGCCGTCTCGCCGGTACGGTGCTCGCGCAGATATTGTTCCTCCCCGCAGCGCAGGCGGTGGCGTGGATTTCGAACTACGTCTGATGCCGCTTGCCAAGCGCGCTCTTGCCAACCGGCCGAGGGCACTGCAGCATCCCCCAAAAATCACGGGAGATCAGGATGCCGAAGGTTCCGCTGGAAGAACGCGTCGAGATAGACGAACTGATGGCCCGCTATTGCTGGGCGCTCGATACCGGCGATTTCGACGGTTACGCGGCGACCTTCGCCGAGGACGGCTGGCTGTCGCACTGGCCGCAGGGCAGATGCATCGGCCGCGAAGGGCTCAAGCGCGCGACGGATTCGCTGTGGTATGATCGGCCCAACCACTATCTCGGCCGCCAGCATCGCTTCAGCGCGGTGATCATGAGCCCCGACGGGGCGGACGGAGTGCGGATCAAGGCCTTCTGGTCGATCCTGCAACACGACGTCGAAACCTTCGAGAACCGCGTGTTCGGCATGGGCACCTGGGACACGCTGGCGATAAAAGGCAGCGATGGCGAATGGCGCTTCCACAGCGTCGAGGTCGATCTGTGGATCAACGGCCAGGTGCCGTGGGTCGGCGATCCGAAGGCCTGGGCGAAACCGCCGGCAACGGCGGCGGCGGAATAGGTCTCTTCGGCCACGGAAATACCATGATCCGTTTGAAATACCTGTCCGGCCGGTCGGCGGCCCTGCTTCTGGCGGTGGCTCTCGCCGCCTGCGGCAGGCAGCCGCAGATCGCGCGCACCGCACCGGACGGCACCGAGGTCGCAGCGCCCCTCCCCAACAGCCTCGGCGCGCTGTGGCATGTCTCCGCCGACGGCAAGGGAATCGAACTGGCGCGCCCGGCGGGCAAGCCGTTCCTCACGCTGCATTGCGTGATCGCGGCCGGGGCGAAACCGCGGCTCGCGGTGATCCGGCATGCGCAGTCCGAACCGGGGGCCAAGGCGCTGTTCGCGGTGCTGGGCAACGGGGTGATCTCGCGGATGAAGCTCGACGCGAAGCTCGCCCGTGAGGGCTGGCTGTGGGAGGGGGTCTATGCCGCCGACGCGCCCGAACTGGACGTGTTCACCGGCCAGCGCGAGATCGAGGCGACGCTGCCCGGAGCGGGAATGCTCAAGATCGGCGGCAGCGCCTTGCCGCACGAGTTCATCCAGTGGTGCCGCCGGAACGGCGCGAAGCTGCCGGTGGACGATGGCGCCGGGATCAGCCCGCCTTCGCGAGATCGGTCAGGGTCGCGGGTGTAAGCACCTGCGGCAATTGCTCGACCTCGCCGCCGGGCGAGTACCACAGGTAAAGCGGAATCCCGGCCGCGCCGCGCGCGTTGAGGAAGCGGGTGATCGCGGGATCGCGCCGGGTCCAGTCGCCCTTCAGCGCGACCACCCCGGCCTTCTCGAACGCGGCTTTCGTATCCTCGCGCTCGATCGCGACGCCTTCGTTGACCTTGCAGGTCAAGCACCAGTCGGCGGTGAACCACACGAACACCGGCTTGCCGCTCTTGCGCGCCTCGGCGAGCGCGGCTTCGCTGAAGGGCTTGGCGGCAATGACGCCTTCCTCGGCCGAAACGGCGGACTGTTCGGGTAGCTGGGTCAGCGCCAAGACACCCACCGCGGCGAAACTCCACCCGAGCCACCGGTAGCGCCGCTCGCTCAGTGTGATGATGACCACAACTGCCAGCTGCACGCTCATCAGCGCGAACCATTGCCCGCCGATCTTCCACAGCAGCCACACCAGAGCCAGCGCGGTCAGCCCCATCGGCACCGCCATCACCTTGCGGAAGATGTCCATCCACCGGCCCGGCTTCGGCAGCAGGCGCCGCAGCGGCGGCACGAAGCCGAGCGCGAGGAACGGCAAGGCGATCCCCAGCCCCAGCGCGGCGAACAGCAGCAATGCCTCGGCGGGCGGCAGCAGCAGCGCCGCGCCCATCGCCGCGGCCATGAACGGCCCGGTGCAGGGGGTCGCAACGAAAGCCGCGAGCAGCCCGGTCGCGAAGGCGCCCAACGGCGTGCCGCTGCCGCTGAACGACAGGCCCGGCAATTCGAACAGGCCGGCAAAATTCGCGGTGATCGCGGCCGCCAGCACCAGCAGGAACACCACCACGCCGGGCTCCTGCAACTGGAACGCCCAGCCGATCTCGTTCCCTGCCGCCCGCAGCGCAAGCATAACCCCGCCGAGCGCCAGGCAGGCGAGCATTACCCCTGCGGTATAGGCCAGGCCGTCCGCCCGGGCGTGCGCCTCGCTCTCCCCGGCCCGCGCGAGGCTGAGCGCCTTGAGGCTGAGGATCGGGAATACGCAAGGCATGATGTTGAGCAGCAGCCCACCCAGCAGCGCGAGGCCGAGCAGGCTCCACAGCGGCGGCGGAGCCTGCCCCGCGGCGTCCGCCAGCACCGCGCCGCCCGCCGGTACGCTGCCGGCGACGCCGACGAAGCGCACCCCGTCGCCCGCATCGTCGAGCTTGAGGATCCCCGAGACCTCGCCCGGCGCTGGCGCCGCGCCCTTCAGCTTCAGCTCGGCCACCAGCAGATCGCCTTCGCGGCGAAACACCTGCGGCGCCGCGTAATCGATCAGTTCGGTCGTCGATAGGAACACATGCGGTGCCGCGAGATCGAGCGAGGCCGGCAGCGGGATCCCGATCCTGAGCTTGCCCCCCGCCAGCGCAAAGCTGGCCTTGCTGTCCAGCAGCGGCGGGATCGCCGCGCGCCACTTGTCGAAGCGAGGCTCGGCGGGACCGCTGCCGATTTTCACCACCGTCGCCAGCGTTCCCCGCTCGGGCACACAGGTCTGCGGGTTGCATACCAGCCACTGCGCCTTGAGTGTGACCGAGACGGTCGAGCCCGGCACCGCGTCCTTGGGCACCGCGAGCGGCACCAGCAGCGCATAGGGCCCTTCGTAGACATGGTTCATCAGCCCATAGCTGAGCAGCGTCTGCGGCACCGGATATTCCGGCTCGCCCGCCTTCCAGCCCGGTGGCAGCGACCAGTCGAGGCCCATGCCGTAGCCGGCATCGCCGGGGTTCGACCAGTAGCCGTGCCAGCCCGGCTCGGGCGTCATCACGATCGCCAGTTCGGTGCTGCTCCCCGGCGAAACCGGCCCCTTGGCGACCAATTCGGCGGCCATGTGGTTGGCGTACGCGGGCGCGACGGCGAATGCGGCCAGCAGCAGCGAGAACAGTGCCAGCAGCTTGCGGCTCAATGGCATTTGCTCTCGATCCTTCTCGTCTTGCGCCTTGCTGGCGGAACGCGCTCGTCCTACGGAATGCGGCGATGAACGAAAAGCGCGAATTGCTGATCCTCGGCGGCGGTCTCGTCGGCATGACCCTGGCGCTGGCCGCCGCAAAGAAGGGCATTGCCAGCCATGTGATCGACCGGGCCGATCCGTCGGAACTGACCGCCGAAGGCTTCGACGGCCGCGCCAGCGCGATCTCGACCGCGAGCTGGAACCTGTTCACGAATATCGGCCTTGCGGAACGGCTTGAGCCGCACGGCTGCCCGATTGCCTCGATCGCGGTGACCGATGCGATGCGTCCGGGCCGGATCGACTTCACCCCGGAGGCCGACGAAGGCTCACTCGGGCGGATGTTCTCTAACCGCGAGTTGCGCCTCGCTTTGTTCGAAGCGGCGAAGGACGAGCCGCTGATCGCGTGGCACGCCCCGGTGAACGTCGTCGAACGCAGCCGCGGCGAACATGGCGTTTCGGCAAGGCTCGCGACCGGCAGCACGCTCCACGCCTCGCTGATGATCGCCGCCGAGGGACGCCGCTCGCCGACCCGCGAGGAAGCCGGCCTGCCGATCGCCCATTGGGACTACCAGCACCGCGCGATCATCGCTGGCCTCGATCACGAGAAACCGCACGGCAACGTCGCGTGGGAGATTTTCTATCCGGCCGGCCCCTTCGCGCTGCTGCCGATGAAGGACGGGCCGGAAGGCCAGCATCGCAGCGCATTGGTCTGGACGGTGTCTGAAAAGGACGCGGAAGGCGTGCTCAAACTATCCGACCGCGGCTTCCTCGCCGAAGTCGAGAAGCGGATGCAGGACATTTTCGGAACGATCGCGCTCAACAGCCCGCGTACTTCCTACCCGCTGAGCTTCCAGCACACGGCGCACATCGTCGCGGATCGGCTCGCGCTGGTCGGCGACGCGGCCCACGGCATGCATCCGATCGCCGGGCAGGGCCTGAATGTCGGCCTGCGCGATGTCGGTGCATTGGTTGAGGTGCTGGCGGACGGGATGCGCCTCGGGCTCGATCCGGGCGATGCGCAAATGCTCAAGCGCTATGAGGACTGGCGGAGCCTCGACACTTTCACTGTATCCTTCGCGACCGACGGCCTCACCCGCCTGTTCGGCGTCAAGGGCCGCACCGCCTCGGCGATCCGCCGATTCGGCATGGCGGGGGTCCAGCGCGCGCCCTTCCTCAAGCGCTTCTTCATGGACGAGGCACGCGGGATGAGTGGGAAATTGCCGGAACTGCTGCGGGGTTAGCCTCCGCTCCAACGGTCTTAAGGCGCAATCCCGTTCGCCAGCCCCGGCTGCTCGACCTTCTTCCCGATGGAATCGCGCAAATTGTGGGGATCGAGCAAAGCCGCCTGTTCGATCCGGTCGAGCCCCTTGATCGCATCCGAATAGCGTCGGGCATCGGCGATCCACCGCGCCGCCGCAGCGCTGTCGCCGCCGGGGAGGTTCTCGACCTCGCCGATCGCTTCGTCATACATGCCC
Coding sequences within it:
- a CDS encoding lipid II flippase Amj family protein — encoded protein: MDGNLITICLLTAAINLIGALAYAARIAGVRTRRIAMSFALFNVLILGSRLANGFLGPLLAKRVEKTIARSGALGGAHDLQLDFHLMLASSSAAVLLGILLVPTGQRVFSIAIEKLKHSRSLAKLLLRSATPSGARVIYQSLAFPRLHLSHALAKPGELGWGIVIANCLAQAVLAVGVFASIYAGYLNPEYRVTASQLSSVINGFATILLFAFIDPHLSVITDDAVDGRVSESAFRRVVVWISASRLAGTVLAQILFLPAAQAVAWISNYV
- a CDS encoding nuclear transport factor 2 family protein is translated as MPKVPLEERVEIDELMARYCWALDTGDFDGYAATFAEDGWLSHWPQGRCIGREGLKRATDSLWYDRPNHYLGRQHRFSAVIMSPDGADGVRIKAFWSILQHDVETFENRVFGMGTWDTLAIKGSDGEWRFHSVEVDLWINGQVPWVGDPKAWAKPPATAAAE
- a CDS encoding protein-disulfide reductase DsbD family protein, whose amino-acid sequence is MPLSRKLLALFSLLLAAFAVAPAYANHMAAELVAKGPVSPGSSTELAIVMTPEPGWHGYWSNPGDAGYGMGLDWSLPPGWKAGEPEYPVPQTLLSYGLMNHVYEGPYALLVPLAVPKDAVPGSTVSVTLKAQWLVCNPQTCVPERGTLATVVKIGSGPAEPRFDKWRAAIPPLLDSKASFALAGGKLRIGIPLPASLDLAAPHVFLSTTELIDYAAPQVFRREGDLLVAELKLKGAAPAPGEVSGILKLDDAGDGVRFVGVAGSVPAGGAVLADAAGQAPPPLWSLLGLALLGGLLLNIMPCVFPILSLKALSLARAGESEAHARADGLAYTAGVMLACLALGGVMLALRAAGNEIGWAFQLQEPGVVVFLLVLAAAITANFAGLFELPGLSFSGSGTPLGAFATGLLAAFVATPCTGPFMAAAMGAALLLPPAEALLLFAALGLGIALPFLALGFVPPLRRLLPKPGRWMDIFRKVMAVPMGLTALALVWLLWKIGGQWFALMSVQLAVVVIITLSERRYRWLGWSFAAVGVLALTQLPEQSAVSAEEGVIAAKPFSEAALAEARKSGKPVFVWFTADWCLTCKVNEGVAIEREDTKAAFEKAGVVALKGDWTRRDPAITRFLNARGAAGIPLYLWYSPGGEVEQLPQVLTPATLTDLAKAG
- a CDS encoding FAD-dependent monooxygenase translates to MNEKRELLILGGGLVGMTLALAAAKKGIASHVIDRADPSELTAEGFDGRASAISTASWNLFTNIGLAERLEPHGCPIASIAVTDAMRPGRIDFTPEADEGSLGRMFSNRELRLALFEAAKDEPLIAWHAPVNVVERSRGEHGVSARLATGSTLHASLMIAAEGRRSPTREEAGLPIAHWDYQHRAIIAGLDHEKPHGNVAWEIFYPAGPFALLPMKDGPEGQHRSALVWTVSEKDAEGVLKLSDRGFLAEVEKRMQDIFGTIALNSPRTSYPLSFQHTAHIVADRLALVGDAAHGMHPIAGQGLNVGLRDVGALVEVLADGMRLGLDPGDAQMLKRYEDWRSLDTFTVSFATDGLTRLFGVKGRTASAIRRFGMAGVQRAPFLKRFFMDEARGMSGKLPELLRG